A single region of the Rhodococcus sp. W8901 genome encodes:
- a CDS encoding GlxA family transcriptional regulator: MRIGILAYDGCLAAEIFLFSDLLLIANRVARETGVASEDPFQVSVIASSASPVTAAGGFPIGAQAWHHDFDRLVVPGFELAPSADLDARLSGLSRETAFLRAAEARGTRIASVCVGAFLLGEADLLDGRRCTTSWLFSSQLAQRYPRASVRGEALIVDDDRVTTTAAFSAALDLATVIIREHLGDDVARATARITLVAENRSSQAPYIVESMLPPRRGQFVEDVGRWLVEHLADPYDLPRLAAAFHVSTRTMLRRFGAEADESPLSFLRRARVRAAKRLLETTDRPLEEIVSLVGYRDAGTFRRLFVEQVGVSAADYRRRFRADTRGGENAPERGDRASRPVDAARRD; this comes from the coding sequence TCCTCGCCTACGACGGCTGCCTCGCGGCCGAGATCTTCCTCTTCTCCGATCTGCTGCTCATCGCGAACCGCGTAGCGCGGGAAACGGGTGTTGCGTCGGAGGATCCGTTCCAGGTGTCGGTCATCGCTTCGTCGGCATCCCCTGTCACGGCAGCCGGCGGATTCCCGATCGGGGCGCAGGCGTGGCACCACGACTTCGACCGCCTGGTCGTGCCGGGTTTCGAGCTCGCGCCGTCGGCGGATCTCGACGCCCGACTGTCCGGCCTGAGCCGCGAGACCGCGTTCCTGCGCGCCGCCGAGGCCCGAGGCACTCGTATCGCATCGGTGTGTGTCGGAGCGTTCCTACTCGGGGAGGCCGACCTGTTGGACGGGCGTCGGTGCACCACGTCGTGGCTGTTTTCTTCACAACTCGCCCAACGGTATCCACGCGCGAGCGTTCGCGGCGAGGCGCTGATCGTGGATGACGACCGCGTCACCACGACGGCGGCGTTCAGTGCCGCTCTCGATCTCGCGACGGTCATCATCCGCGAGCATCTCGGCGACGACGTCGCCCGGGCCACGGCCCGCATCACCCTCGTCGCCGAGAACCGCTCGAGCCAAGCGCCGTACATCGTCGAATCGATGCTCCCGCCGCGCCGCGGGCAGTTCGTCGAGGACGTCGGCCGATGGCTGGTCGAACACCTGGCAGACCCCTACGACCTGCCTCGTCTCGCGGCGGCGTTTCACGTCAGCACCCGAACGATGTTGCGGCGGTTCGGTGCCGAGGCCGACGAGTCGCCACTGTCATTCCTGCGGCGGGCGCGGGTCCGCGCCGCCAAACGGCTGTTGGAGACGACGGACCGGCCGTTGGAGGAGATCGTGAGCCTCGTCGGCTATCGGGACGCCGGCACGTTCCGTCGACTGTTCGTCGAGCAGGTGGGTGTCAGCGCCGCCGACTACCGCCGACGGTTCCGCGCCGACACGCGAGGTGGCGAGAATGCCCCCGAACGTGGCGATCGCGCCTCTCGTCCCGTCGACGCGGCGAGGAGAGACTGA